GGCGTCATCGCCACGGCCCTCCCCGCCCTCTCGAGCGAGCTATGCGAGAGCGTGCAGCGCTTCGTGCCGGTCGGTTACCACGCCGAGCGCCACCTGTCGGCGTCCTACCGCGAGGCGCCGGGCATCGTGTACCTCACGCTGCATCCGTCCCTGCTCACGATGGCAGAAGCGATCGTCCACGAGAGCCAGCACGGCAAGCTCAACGTGCTGCGCTGGTTCGATCCCGTGCTGCAAAATGGCGACAGCGCCTGGAGCGCGTCGCCGGTACGCCCGGATCTCCGTCCGCTGTGGGGCGTGCTGCTCGCGGTCCACGCCTTCGTTCCCGTCGCCGCGCTGCACCTGGTGCTCGCGGAACAGGATCACCCGCTGTCCCGCGGCGAGCCCTTCGCGCGCCGCCGCGCCGAGGTGCTCTCGGCCAATGAGCACGGCCTTTCCACCTTGCGAAAGCTCGGCGAGCCGACCCCCGTCGGAAAGAAGGTGCTCACCGGCCTGGAAGAGATCCACGCCGCGGTCAGCGCCCAGGCGCCCAGCCGCCAGAGCGACGCCACCGTCAGCGCCCTGGGCTGATTTTCATTGATGTCGCTGCGGCGCGAATCCCGTCGCGCCCGCGCGGTTCCGCGTTGCACCGACAAGAAAACGCCACGAGCGCGGACGTCGCGACAGGACCAGAGGAATCCAACCGCCAAGACGCCAAGCTCGCCAAGACCAGAACATTGGGGTTGCAAACCCGATGCCAGTCGCAAAAGCATCGCCCCCACTCACAGACACGGCTTCTGTCTCTACCCTGCTCCGCTCGAAACCAGTCTCATCGACTTCCAACCACGACCAGAGGAATCCAACCGCCAAGACGCCAAGCTCGCCAAGACCAGAACATTGGGGTTGCAAACCCGATGCCAGTCGCAAAAGCATCGCCCCCACTCACAGACACGGCTTCTGTCTCTACCCTGCTCCGCTCGAAACCAGTCTCATCGACTTCCAACCACGACCAGAGGAATCCAACCGCCAAGACGCCAAGCTCGCCAAGACCAGAACATTGGGGTTGCAAACCCGATGCCAGTCGCAAAAGCATCGCCCCCACTCACAGACACGGCTTCTGTCTCTACCCTGCTCCGCTCGAAACCAGTCTCATCGACTTCCAACCACGACCAGAGGAATCCAACCGCCAAGACGCCAAGCTCGCCAAGACCAGAACATTGGGGTTGCAAACCCCGATGCCAGTCGCGAAAGCATCGCCCCCACTCACAGACACGGCTTCTGTCTCTACCCTGCTCCGCTCGAAACCAGTCTCATCGACTTCGAACCACGCGTTTGATGCCACGCTGAAGCACGTCGACGTTGAAGTTGATGAGCAGACCCAAACGATGTCGCGTGGCCTTCAGGTAGGACAGCACTTGTGCCCAGTGGATCGGCGCAATGCTCTCCACCGCCTTGAGCTCGACCACGAGCTCGTCTTCCACGAGAAGATCGAGCCGTGCTTCGCCCACCAATTCGCCCTTGTATTTCACTCCAACTGGCACTTGTCGCGCGAACCGA
This window of the Polyangiaceae bacterium genome carries:
- a CDS encoding GxxExxY protein, which gives rise to MAEPSAEIDHLARRVIGAAIEVHRCLGPGFLEAVYEEALCVELALHGIRFARQVPVGVKYKGELVGEARLDLLVEDELVVELKAVESIAPIHWAQVLSYLKATRHRLGLLINFNVDVLQRGIKRVVRSR